TTGAATCCGCTTATTTCTTTCCCGAAATATACGTTTTTCCTTTAAAATTCATAGACGACGTAAAAAGCGGAACATTCTCTGCTTTTAATATTAAAGCAAGCGATATATTTAAAGAAAACGGCGTATTTATGATAAAATCCCACGGTTCTTTTTCATGGGGACGGACTCCGACGGTTGCGCTCAGATGGGCAATGACGCTTGAAGCGTCGTCGGAAATTATTTTAAAATTAAGCTGAAATAAAGCCTTGAATTACCGGTTTAAAGCCCTGCCAAACTGTCTCATTCTATCTAAAGCCGAACCTGTTTCATCTCTTATTTCCCTCCCGACGAGAGATAAAAAAACGTCGGAAAGGGTAGGAATTTCACCATGTTTAGACTCCGCCAATTTTTTTAAGGCTTGAGGACTGTCTATCGCTACTATTTTTCCATGGTCTATAATCGCTATTTTATCGCAATTTTCAGCTTCTTCTATGTAATGCGTAGTTAAAAATACCGTCGTTTTTTCTTTTATTCTTAATTTATCGATAAAATCCCACATATTTATTCTTGTCTGAATATCCAGTCCGACCGTGGGTTCGTCGAGAAAAAGAACCGAAGGAGAATGAAGAAGTCCGCGTCCGACTTCGAGCCTTCTTTTCATTCCTCCCGAAAGCCGTTTTACGGGTTTATCCCTGTATTCATATAAATCAATAAAATTTAATATATAGTCTATCCTTTCTTTAGCCGCTTTTTTTTCCATTCCGTATAATTTTGCATGGAAACTCAGATTTTCATATGC
The nucleotide sequence above comes from Candidatus Acidulodesulfobacterium acidiphilum. Encoded proteins:
- a CDS encoding ATP-binding cassette domain-containing protein gives rise to the protein MRENGETAAVKVENLVKKYKDVTAVNDISFTVNKGDFFAFLGPNGAGKTTTIKILCTLILPTSGNAYINGYDTAKDKKNVRKSIGLVFQDPTLDNDLSAYENLSFHAKLYGMEKKAAKERIDYILNFIDLYEYRDKPVKRLSGGMKRRLEVGRGLLHSPSVLFLDEPTVGLDIQTRINMWDFIDKLRIKEKTTVFLTTHYIEEAENCDKIAIIDHGKIVAIDSPQALKKLAESKHGEIPTLSDVFLSLVGREIRDETGSALDRMRQFGRALNR